TGTACTCGACAAGAGCATCTTGCTGCATTTGTTTCAAATCGGGCCTGGAGGAGAACAATCTAGGGTCAGCATTACGATTTGCCACCTGCTCAAACATTCTGCGCCGGTCTGCTACACTTGTCTCACTTGACAGAAACTGCTGTTGAACCCTCCTCTCAACTTGATTGATTTCCTGAGTCACTCCAACTTCATGCATATTTTCAGGCTCAGAATATGATCGCTTCTTTTGCTCCATTGTGAACCGTTTGCGTCCACAAATCCGCATAACTGGGGGTCCAACAGCTGGGACACTGGGGAGTTCAGGAGGAGTGGTTCTGTTTTGTGCTTCAACAGGAACAACATGGCGTTCTTTTGGAGTGTGTGGTGATGTTGTAACTGCTTTGGGACTTGTATTGGTTCCTTTTCGCTCTAGGGACATGTGCTTGGCTGGCACTGGTGGAGGGTTTACACCAAAGTCACGCCTTCTGAAAGAAGTTGACCTCAAAACCTTAGACTGGGCATCTTTAAGGCTGTCTCTGTATGCTCTGTTAAAAGATGTGTCTTGAATAGCACCCAATATATCATGAATATCTCCTTTACCATTCCCCTCACCAAGCTGAAAGGTGCTCTTACTCCTTTGAAGAAACTTCTTCTGAGTGACCGTAGGGTCTTGTTGCTGGTGATATTGGACCTGATCACTACTCCCACGTCTTGTATGGAAATCCTGCTGTATATCAACATGGCCATCATAGCTCTCAGTTCTCCGGTAACTTTCAGTTACTGAGCTGTTGCTTCTCTCCAACATGGTGCGCACATCTTCTTTACCAGAAAAGGAGCCCTTGGCACTGGAGGGTCTTGCTGGTTGGTTCAGCCGAGGTGTGGATCCATAATGGGACAGGCTGCTCTGACTGCGAGGTTTGACTTGCTGTCTCTCAAAATGACTGACTTTCTCCAGTACTGACATGCTACGCTCGCTCTGAAAACTGCAATGGCTAGTTGTACTTTCAGGACTTACACATCGCTGAACCTCTGCTAGTGCATTCTCCAGTCTGGTCAAGGGGTTATCCAGGTCTTGACCTCTCTGCCGGAGAGCACTAGAGTCACTGTAGTGCCTTGAAGGTTTGACTATGTCATTTCCTTGAGTCTGGATGAAATTTCCTCCATATATTTGAGCAGCTTGTCCCTGTACAACTTTTCCAGAGTGTATTGGGTCTGGATGGACTGTTTGCTCATTGGTTTTCTTTTGTTCTTCATTTCGAGCTGGCCTGTAGTTGTCGTAAACCGAATCAACCGAATACCTTTGCCTCTCTCCTCTTGGTTGCACAGGGGTGTAAGGGTCTCTCCTTTCCAGGGGAACATGAGGTGTCTGTGACTTCTGCATTTGTGGTTGAAAATGAGACCTATAAAAACTAGGTTTGACTTGCGAGTCATCTTGAACTCTATCAGAAAGCCTAGGTTCTGCCAAAGCAAGTGTTTGGACAGGGTTCAGGGTGGGAGCATTGCTTTGGTATCCGTTTTCAACGGCGAGCCTGTCCTCTTTTACAAGTCCTCCCAAGTGGTCACAGTGATGGTTGTGCTTGCTCTCCTTGGCCAGGGCTGGGTAGACACTACCAGAGTTAGGGTTGCTGGTTGGGATTTGTGCAAAATGAGGCTCGGGAGGAGGAACGGGGTAGATGCCAGTTGGTAACATGAAGCGGCCAGGTTGTGCGAGCTGAGGAATGCCTTGCTTGGGTTTCGTTGTGGGGCTACTTTCTGGACTTTTTTCAATCACTGTATGCAACTGACCTTCAGCTCCAAATGAGGACTTTCCTGTTGCCACAGAACCACTAGAGTGCTGCCAGAAACCCTTTGAAAGTGCCCTTTGTGACCGAGCATGCTCAAGACTCGACCAAGAATTTGGACGTTCATGATTGCGAAATGCTGCATAGCTGTCACTGCGTAATGGGGGAGCTGGTGCCCCCTTTAGGTTCTCAAAGGAGTGCCGGCTGTGCGTTGGATCCCAGACTGGCCCAAAACTCTGCCGTTGTGAGCTGGAAGTGCTTCCACTACTCCCACTGCTTTCACTACTACTGCTGCCACGATAACAGTTCATGCCACTTTTAGACTGTGCTCTGCTGTCATTGGTTCTCATTAGAGCTGCAGAGGTGATCTCGTGCTCCTCAGACACCCCCTGTTGGTTGTCATACACAGTGCGTACGTAGCGTATATCAGCCTGCTGCATCCCTTCCCTCTGTGGAACATTCTCCATGGAATATGACCTTTCCTTGTTAAATGATGGAGTGGCTGCAAGGTACTCTGGGATACTGGAGCTGGTGGAGAACGAACTGTATGCAGAATCCCGCTTGTTGTGTAGATGATCGATGCTGCTGGATGATTTGGAGGATGATAGATGATAGCAGGAGCTGTAGGCTGGGTGACTGTGGTCAAGACTTTCCATGCTGCCCCGGGAACTATACTGATCAGGGCTCTTTCTAAGAAATCCCGTCTCAAATCCTGATAGGTCTGTGGTGGAAGCACTGCAGGAAAAAACAAGACATGCATATTACAGAATGAACTAGGATCCTCATGCATGAGTTGGTAAAATTAAACGCCTACGAATCAATCTAACATGGTTGAGCATTTTTACCGCAGATCTTATGGAATGATTTTTAAGACGATGCACACAATAATATGCTCGCTTGTATTAAAGTGGGGAAAAATAAGATAAGAACAGACATAAAAGCAATAGTATTGTTTTATGGAGTAATATACTACCATAGTTATTGGCGGTCTGAGCTAAATTAGTAGTTGTAACAGACTTGGATGCACATCAAAAAGATTGGTTTACTGCTTATGAAATTAGAATGACCTCACAATTTGAGTTTGCTGTCCCTCTGACTCAATTATTCACCAGAAATGGTAAAGATAAGAATAACGATGCAGTTGATGTTATTGATGTCTGGACTGTTTACATGTCTGTTTTTATTACAATACGAAATCCATAAAGCTGTAGTGAATGTAATGTAATAGATTTAATTTCCTCATACATTCTGTTTTCTCTTCCCTGGTAATGTGACTAATCTATACCAACATATCAAACTCAATGATTGTGGGAATCTGCTACGTACTGTAAAGGTTGGAACTATTATGTTTTTGTGAGTGTGGGACAGTAATGCCCTGGGTTTGCTGAGGCAACTGCCCTTGTATGGTTATGTGATTGCCGGACTCTGAAAGCTGGCATCAGAGTGCTGGTATTTCTGCTGGCATAATTAATATGATGTCACTGAGCCATTGTCAGCAGCTCTGCAATCACCCCTCTGAGAAGTAGATCAACCAATCACAGGTCAGGCCATCAGACAGTGACCACCAGCTTTAAGAAAGTGGCACGCTATTGGTGTAGCCTATGGTGACCATTGCCATAGGAACCTTTTATAGGGTCGTCGAGGGAGTGTCATTtgaaagaatgtttttttttttccccattagaCTGTGCGTCAGTGCTTTTCTCTCTGGTCCTCTTCAAACACTCTAAATGTTTTTCTTCCAGTGTCATCACTGAAGGCCCCTGAACGTTCTGGTCTAAATACAGCGATAATGACCGAGATAACATGCTCACAAGGATTTTGAATGTTTgggcaacaaaataaaatatgtcctCTGCTTATGCCATGAATGCACACAACAGGAAACTCCCAAACCAAGGACAACACAGTCACGTCTGAACCAAGATAATCAGCATTCATATCTACAGTACTAATGGTCATGTttatggactttttttttaagctgttgaTTAGTCAAAGAAGAGATGTCCTATTTCTGATGTCTCATTTCCaaaacctatttaaaaaaaaaaaaaaaaaaaaaaaaaaaaaaaaaaaaatatatatatatatatatatatatatatatataaataatatataaggtGTATGCAcaactagtgtttcttcccataccgatacatttccggtgaacggttaatgtcaCTTTTTCAATTTGTACAGCATTgacattgtaatgtaattaaaatacattcagttaaatagactccagcatcataggcggagcgtgcgtaaggctggggaaggcttagcctccccctggccagagaccacggagatagcagcaaaaaaaaaaatgcattaaaaacatgtaacagttttaaggcgtaatatgaatgtaatttaatgttgatgattaacacaacactttagctattgtaagtttgtcaatcaaatttaaagtccccctctgCACAAAAATtaaactgtccaaccccgcacgttgcactgatgagcgctgtttattactggagttcgcagctgctctgaaaaccaaaccaaaagtacTGGCCAGCGGACtgttttgctggtcaaggacataagtaataaaacgacaaatgagtattacgagagcggtattatatattattctggtttaatttgtttttagcattaaattggtagtttcattgtacgtagtctagcctatagtgcagtaatcttgtttaggcaatcgtttggagttttatatttttaaggtcaaatatttattgctgaattacaagttcggtttttgAGTGGCCttgtgaaaaagagaatgatttcagcAATTtccttattttttacaaattttaatattTGCTCTTGAGGATGTACTGTAATTTAATCTCTATTTAACTAATTTCACTCACCTCAATTTTTCTTGTAAGTTTACTCATATTTAACATGCTGTGTCTTCTTCTGGTTAAATGCAGAGTTACAGACCAGCGTAAAGGTATATACTGCCACCTACGATCATGATGTGTGTGAAATCATGGCTTAGCGAGGGTTACTTGTGTGTTCATGGCCTTTGTTTGGGGTGAATCCATGTTGTGATGtggcatttacaaaaaaaaaaaaattcagtgatCGCATAATCCTGGAGAGACCGACTAAAAAATCAACAACTTCAGAACAGAAGTCTGAACATTGAATACATCTAGTTTCAAAATGATTGGTggttattttttcttcaggacaCAATTGCAAAACTGTCTGTCTGTtgcaaaagattttttaaagtaatgacaGATGCAGTACTACACTCTAGGTACTCAAGATTATTGTGGTTTTGCCCAAAATGAGCATGATGTCCCCCTTTAAGGACACAtaatattctctctctctttgagtAAATGACTTCATTGTTGTCAGTGGATTATTGCTAAGCAGACTTGGCTGAACCCTGAGTTGCATTGCTGGGGGAACTGTTAAAAATGTCATCTTCACTATTGTATCTCAGTAAGCTGACATGCTATCCTTATGAGACTGAAAAACAGACGGATAATAATTCAGGGTTGAGAGTGTATTTCTTTGGTTTACTTTTGTAACAATGCATGACTAGACCACAGTACTGCCCAACTCCAAATagagttaaaaacaaaaactttttatcTACCCTTAACACGTGTAAAATTTAGTTAGGTGTTTTTCTTAGTTTTAATGTTGGTATAGTTACTGTACTTTGCCTTTGTAGAGTAGAGTAGGTGTGCATGTGTATTGCTCTGACCTGGAGTGGTAGCTCTGGTGCCAGGGGGCTCCCACACCGCCCTGGGTGACCTGCATCATGCTGTCTGAGTCTTGAGGGCCGTCGCCCAGCTTCGTAGAATGCCAAGAATGAGGTCGAGATCCAGGCTCACTCCGTCTGTGAAAGACAATTAAAGGGGCCATATTATATTTCGTACTATTATGATATTTTCAACGTTGCTTTAGTGTTGCTGTTCAAGCATTAAAAGGTCTGCAGATAAAGTACCAAGTTTTCTGATGGTATTGAACATGCAGCATCTGGAATTTAAATATATCCAGTCCAAGAGGAGGAGCCTGGTTGTATTGAAGTCATAATGTGTCATCTTAATGCTGTTTCACCGATCTAATATAGTGATCAGTGTTGAGGTAAGGCTTTACAAGAAACTCAAGTTAcatattaatattacttttgtAAGTAACaggtaaagtaatgcattatttaaaaaatttaataatattatttgagttattaatttttttttaaatgatttcagtGATGTACATCAGTATGACTACAcaacaataatatgaataaatatgaaaCAGAAATGATTAGTATTATATCATTGGTAAATAAGAAACAAATGTACAAAGTGAAATGTGAAGTGACAGTAGTTTAATGTAAACATAAATCATGCATTGTGTGTTGTAGTCAAGGCCACAGAGAACTCAAAACATCCCAGAGGAATGTGGCACTGCATTATAAGCAGAATCTGGCAGtgtaaacatcagtaaatagaTACTTCCTAAGCTAACCCCACCGACAATCTCAACTCAGACAATATTTGGACTGAGGATTTCAATTCtgttataaacatttataaacatcaATTCCTGAGAATGTGAAATAAAAGTTTGGGAAGGCtgaagtagattttttttgttttgttgccatTTTATTTCTGGCACAGAGTGCTGAAGTGTGTTTTTGAAACATGGCAAGAATGCCGGCATTgtctaaaacaaaaacatttttggttTCATACGGCGTGGAACATAATGAATGTTTTTCATTTAACGATCAGCAGACtgtctgtgacacacacacacacatacacacacacacacacacacacaatgccagTCTGTGCCCGATCAGTCTGCTGACTGAAGTGACCTACTAAGGGCTTTAATGATGGTGTGAGTTCAGTGGCCAGAAAGACAAAGCCAGAATGAGACTAAAGATCATGTTCAGTCAGCTGACTGGGCAAATGCAGCACATTCCTCTCTCTGCTGCTCTTCAACTATTGCCCTGTCCTACAACTTTGGGTATAACCTGTAGAAATGCAGTGATAGAAGTATTGTAGAGGTAAAGTTAACTTTAGAACTACTATGActatactgctaataataataatatttatgattaaattatatatacaaaatattgtaatatatcattgtaaaataaaaaagctaaacatAAACAATTTTATCATAAACAAAGCctgcattgtattttattattataatttgtagtagtagtaataggggggggggggtagcaGGAGTAGTCGTAGTCGTTGTAGTACACTGTTCcacataattgatttgtgttgggacaacatgaaggaattaagttaacttattagttttgacaaatttaagtgcattgaacataaaacaatcaggatgtcccaaaaaaaaacctcaagaatggTGTTGTTTCAGGCTTATTTTaatcaagtagtttgaacaagcagcaaaatagaTTTTGAgtgttgtagttgtagtagaaGTAGTTACAATTTGTTAAAATTTTGTTACAATTTGTTTACAATGTTGCATAATGTGTTCAGTTTAAAAGcttaaaatgcagtttatttaattattttcaagcTCTATGTTTGCTATTCAGTacgatctcacgaggaaacgtaactgttTTGCGTATTGTCAGAAAGTTGCTAACTTGTACAAAGTCATATGATTTTATTTGTATGAAAActtacgatttttaaaaggaggtttGGCACCAATGCCCACCCCTAACCTTAATCCTCATTGGTGGAGGAGctaatcattattaattttttttttatcattgcttaaataaaatataacatttatttttacaaactggtGGTTACCAACATACATGATACAGTAACAGCATAAAAACAAGCCATAATgtccaaataaaatattaaattgaataaaaaaaaatacagcaactGTGATGTGCCAACTAGCCATGCAAcaattagccgatttcactattaaccgctcTTTAATTCGTCATGGTTAATCATAAAAGCTTCTCATCACCGTGTTTCTGCATGGAAAGAAACTGCAGCAACTACAGTACTCAAAGTTATGCTGACTGTGCGTTAGCTTTAAGTTTCAAGCgtgtacaccgaggctaatacaCACACAAGTTTGTTAATTCCAATGGAGGCGCACAGCTTGTgtgcgcatattgggagcgaCGTGCATGCATGTGACATGCGAGGGGCATCAAGCACTCACACTTTCCAGGTGaacctagttgaaagaatgccgcaagcgcaccgcgagtcacgtgacaaaaaCTGAAGCAATCAGAATATTCACATACTGCAAagagaaaacaaatacaaaatgaaaataccaaaTAAGTTCATAagatagttgatcaaaagtgcctttcaaaCAGAGGTTCAGCAaactttgactacatttgttctctttaaaagagaAATACTTGGCTAATATGATACTTCGATTTATGatacttgtatttatttttattttcatttaattattaattattgtcctgtcatttatttttagtgtaaaattattacttatgtttaaatgccaaaaacttttttcacatatctttaagtccaaagagaaattgactggtttttgttttttattatttgtgtttttatttttgtgctgtaTTCATTgtttactgagcagcaataaataccGTTATGTTAaaatgtagtgttttgaaattaatgaatgcatgtatAATAATCGTTATAACCATGATTACTCCTCAGActaattgtacaaccaaaatctattatCGTTGCAGCCGTAGCTCCAACACAATCTGCAGATTTgccaaacaaatgaataaatgctggaaaaaaacatgatctttcttttctttaataaaacaaatcttctctaaatgtaaaatctTTCCCAACTCTGATCCACATGTCAAATGTTGGTACTGCCTCAAACGTCCAGTGTTGTAAAATAAGTCGTTAAgttaaatgtatgaatgagtcTGAACAAATGAATAGGAATTAGCCACTGAGtcaagttacaaattgccattaGATTAAcaattgcaattattattattattattattattattattattattaaatgcaaatttaaacaatgttttaacggtaacactttaaaatgttccatcagttaatgcatttaccgacatgaacaaataattaacaataaattcATTACTGTATTTAGCCATCTCTGTTaacgttaatgaaaataaagtttattttaagtTCACGTTAACTAATGATACATTAACTAATATTGCCAGGCGCAACTTTGGATTTTTACTAAtggattagtaaatgttgaaatagAGATTGTGGTTCTTACGTAGTTCAAGTAAAAAAAACGGTCCATCATTTTACAGCATTACCGTTATTCTAAAATGATCACTTTAAACAATACATACtcaattaatatttttcattccttcattttccttcagcttaatctcttATTTACTAAGGATCGCCAGAGTCGattattttagcaaatgttttacatagcggatgcccttctagctgcaacccagtaccggaaaacacccatacacactcacattcacgcacacacatacactatggtcaatttagttaatccaattcgcctatagcgcatgtgtttggactgtgggggaaaccgaagcacccggaggaaacccacccgaacgcagggagaacatgcaaactccacacagaaatgccaactagcccagccgggactcaaaccagcgaccttcttgctgtgaggtgacagtgctaaccactgagccaccgtgacaccccattattaatattataaaatgcaaATGTTAAAATAAGCAAATGACTCTGCACTGTTTGTGGAGCTGCAGTTTTTCCTCCACAGATACAAATGACAGATCTCATTTCTCAAACAATGAAGTGTCTTTTCCTCCATGTAGGCTTGTTTCCTCAATAACCCACTCTCTTAAACTCTGACCCTCCTCTACTGAGACCGAGATCAAACCCTGCATCTGCGAAACATCTGGCCTATATGATAAACTCCCATTGAAGTGTCTTTCCAGCCGCTTTAACACACCCTTCTTTAAAAGACCAACTCCTTCAGATTTGGACAAGATCTGTCATAATGACTCCAACGAGATCTGAAAGTAAAAGAACTGCAGATGACAGAAAACACCCTTGATCACCTTCTGATGCTTGGAGGGTAAACAGGAAACTCGGATCCTGAAACACTTATCTAGATTCACAGGAACGCAGACGTTTCAATCAGGGAGGAGGATAATTATGCTGCATATTTAAAATACTTGCTGTAATGTTTAATGATATGCAGATTGTGGATTAAGGTTCTAAATTACGTGACTGGCatgattttattcatgttttgcatacatttgaatatttttatgttgtttttttatatatatatttatttttggcatttttgcctTAATTTGACAGGAAAtaaagtgggagagagaggggggtaggatTGGGAAAGGtccacgagccgggattcgaactcgggacttCCGGAGCACTGCCGCACCATATCTCAGCgcactaaccactgggctatcaCGCCGACAGGTTTAATTTTTaagtctaaaaataaaatatggggTGGAAAACTATAGCTGAACAAATACAAAGGGAGAGAAATAGTTGTTTTCGCTGAACTGAAAGCACagttaatgtatttgtttacataaacaaacaatcaacaatacatttatgacagtatttattaatcCTGGTTCAATTTAGTAAGTGAAAACCAATTGTCATTAATTGTTAGGTCTTGTTGGCTCACAGTgaattaatgttaataaacacAGCATCGGATtttatgcattagtaaatgtttaataaatgctaacataaaactaacattaactatatgtgacccttattgtaaagtgatgTGATAATTAACATAAATATTGATTAACATAAAGTTAAAGCTTATAGTAAGCCAAAATGTCAGAAAACATGacaaataataatctaaaaatataatttaagtgTAAGTTTTTGTTTAAAGTATTTATAAATATGCGAAAATACTAATACTACAAAAATAATTAACTTGTCAATATGACTATAGTAATGACAAAGCCCTcagataatttaaattaaaaatatttaatcgaattcaaaatattaataaatgcataaatacttgggaatttactaaatatttattaaaaacaacaacatgtaaaTGTGTACATAACCAGCAACAACTATGtaaactttaaatgtaaatatgactattctaagactgaaaaaaaaattgaagttaACATCCCTTAATTTGAGCTCAACATATTAATAGCACAATAACTCAACTTCAAGGATCCTCATCAAAGCCCTTTCTCCAGCTGataaatgataaaacaataatcagtcgaatttaatttaatataatttaatttctcTGCTTGATGTTTTCACAGATGCTTTAAGGACAATGCATATCTGGAA
The sequence above is drawn from the Danio aesculapii chromosome 21, fDanAes4.1, whole genome shotgun sequence genome and encodes:
- the shroom3 gene encoding protein Shroom3 isoform X3, giving the protein MKDSEAFAESDRECCPGPCCSDLRPLSPSRDNKCSGGVKLRIKNRRSEPGSRPHSWHSTKLGDGPQDSDSMMQVTQGGVGAPWHQSYHSSASTTDLSGFETGFLRKSPDQYSSRGSMESLDHSHPAYSSCYHLSSSKSSSSIDHLHNKRDSAYSSFSTSSSIPEYLAATPSFNKERSYSMENVPQREGMQQADIRYVRTVYDNQQGVSEEHEITSAALMRTNDSRAQSKSGMNCYRGSSSSESSGSSGSTSSSQRQSFGPVWDPTHSRHSFENLKGAPAPPLRSDSYAAFRNHERPNSWSSLEHARSQRALSKGFWQHSSGSVATGKSSFGAEGQLHTVIEKSPESSPTTKPKQGIPQLAQPGRFMLPTGIYPVPPPEPHFAQIPTSNPNSGSVYPALAKESKHNHHCDHLGGLVKEDRLAVENGYQSNAPTLNPVQTLALAEPRLSDRVQDDSQVKPSFYRSHFQPQMQKSQTPHVPLERRDPYTPVQPRGERQRYSVDSVYDNYRPARNEEQKKTNEQTVHPDPIHSGKVVQGQAAQIYGGNFIQTQGNDIVKPSRHYSDSSALRQRGQDLDNPLTRLENALAEVQRCVSPESTTSHCSFQSERSMSVLEKVSHFERQQVKPRSQSSLSHYGSTPRLNQPARPSSAKGSFSGKEDVRTMLERSNSSVTESYRRTESYDGHVDIQQDFHTRRGSSDQVQYHQQQDPTVTQKKFLQRSKSTFQLGEGNGKGDIHDILGAIQDTSFNRAYRDSLKDAQSKVLRSTSFRRRDFGVNPPPVPAKHMSLERKGTNTSPKAVTTSPHTPKERHVVPVEAQNRTTPPELPSVPAVGPPVMRICGRKRFTMEQKKRSYSEPENMHEVGVTQEINQVERRVQQQFLSSETSVADRRRMFEQVANRNADPRLFSSRPDLKQMQQDALVEYMERKTGRRIDGRPNRPQSAYIQSTSSSADSRSLSSTPSLSSLQEPGYDGLSGGIRKASTLPAGMQGNFYPNRATQIHTRPEVFGHQSQVAYPESHNPGPALTRHTLPQHLEAVFERATTARTSGRSASAEDLLERSEERPIPQHFRSKSSPVENVSQDFLARDLQLFRGSSKDFSENRMLVNMGPKQPSNSTRMERSYQLNQGPVQQNTPVLRRERQRYSDRPRAQSASGLAASVGLPCPLTSPGTNTNLEWQNRDRLCQPNLDLIAFPETGRQNQKSPSTVPGMIRQNSSDTSTSEDTLKDFPCPVTTPSPPPSSSSSKLSISPDSPTKPLLSLRISESSLHNMHNIARSQDDDDVFIAPPTPSPPPPPPLPYREIEIMEDFPPPPPLTPPVDEDVGLMETSQHPLQPISSDENLTNATAHPEPEPLTTNSSTPPASPLELEASEILGSDCHLLSRRERTHTERLVETLARELVKHDKSLTSLLDTWAGKTTLDLMEDIFPSHRTSSSHLDNRAQDGADSQTPPRKMETNLDDEEAYLNQKKVELLQALRASVQSLREERESLAEQQQVCAALGGSTEALVQERCKSNEKEKFRMFVGDLEKIVNLLLSLSARLARVENSLSALQEEEEEHDDERESLQLKRKQLCSQQEDARELKENLDRRERVVLDILAGYLSIPQLRDYQRFIRMMPALLIRQRHLDELIRQGEEQTQRLEESLPFQHHPKNADSAPKPTHTLNSTHLPRPTTVTSL
- the shroom3 gene encoding protein Shroom3 isoform X2; amino-acid sequence: MELLGAFYRKKLRRKQKTSLGRSDGALCKTPSETSVNGLATGLISRVLRLTGRRSEPGSRPHSWHSTKLGDGPQDSDSMMQVTQGGVGAPWHQSYHSSASTTDLSGFETGFLRKSPDQYSSRGSMESLDHSHPAYSSCYHLSSSKSSSSIDHLHNKRDSAYSSFSTSSSIPEYLAATPSFNKERSYSMENVPQREGMQQADIRYVRTVYDNQQGVSEEHEITSAALMRTNDSRAQSKSGMNCYRGSSSSESSGSSGSTSSSQRQSFGPVWDPTHSRHSFENLKGAPAPPLRSDSYAAFRNHERPNSWSSLEHARSQRALSKGFWQHSSGSVATGKSSFGAEGQLHTVIEKSPESSPTTKPKQGIPQLAQPGRFMLPTGIYPVPPPEPHFAQIPTSNPNSGSVYPALAKESKHNHHCDHLGGLVKEDRLAVENGYQSNAPTLNPVQTLALAEPRLSDRVQDDSQVKPSFYRSHFQPQMQKSQTPHVPLERRDPYTPVQPRGERQRYSVDSVYDNYRPARNEEQKKTNEQTVHPDPIHSGKVVQGQAAQIYGGNFIQTQGNDIVKPSRHYSDSSALRQRGQDLDNPLTRLENALAEVQRCVSPESTTSHCSFQSERSMSVLEKVSHFERQQVKPRSQSSLSHYGSTPRLNQPARPSSAKGSFSGKEDVRTMLERSNSSVTESYRRTESYDGHVDIQQDFHTRRGSSDQVQYHQQQDPTVTQKKFLQRSKSTFQLGEGNGKGDIHDILGAIQDTSFNRAYRDSLKDAQSKVLRSTSFRRRDFGVNPPPVPAKHMSLERKGTNTSPKAVTTSPHTPKERHVVPVEAQNRTTPPELPSVPAVGPPVMRICGRKRFTMEQKKRSYSEPENMHEVGVTQEINQVERRVQQQFLSSETSVADRRRMFEQVANRNADPRLFSSRPDLKQMQQDALVEYMERKTGRRIDGRPNRPQSAYIQSTSSSADSRSLSSTPSLSSLQEPGYDGLSGGIRKASTLPAGMQGNFYPNRATQIHTRPEVFGHQSQVAYPESHNPGPALTRHTLPQHLEAVFERATTARTSGRSASAEDLLERSEERPIPQHFRSKSSPVENVSQDFLARDLQLFRGSSKDFSENRMLVNMGPKQPSNSTRMERSYQLNQGPVQQNTPVLRRERQRYSDRPRAQSASGLAASVGLPCPLTSPGTNTNLEWQNRDRLCQPNLDLIAFPETGRQNQKSPSTVPGMIRQNSSDTSTSEDTLKDFPCPVTTPSPPPSSSSSKLSISPDSPTKPLLSLRISESSLHNMHNIARSQDDDDVFIAPPTPSPPPPPPLPYREIEIMEDFPPPPPLTPPVDEDVGLMETSQHPLQPISSDENLTNATAHPEPEPLTTNSSTPPASPLELEASEILGSDCHLLSRRERTHTERLVETLARELVKHDKSLTSLLDTWAGKTTLDLMEDIFPSHRTSSSHLDNRAQDGADSQTPPRKMETNLDDEEAYLNQKKVELLQALRASVQSLREERESLAEQQQVCAALGGSTEALVQERCKSNEKEKFRMFVGDLEKIVNLLLSLSARLARVENSLSALQEEEEEHDDERESLQLKRKQLCSQQEDARELKENLDRRERVVLDILAGYLSIPQLRDYQRFIRMMPALLIRQRHLDELIRQGEEQTQRLEESLPFQHHPKNADSAPKPTHTLNSTHLPRPTTVTSL